CTCTGCCTCGCGTCAACCGCGCTGGCATCGCTCGCCCCCGCCGCCAACGCGGCACCTCCCGGCTATGACAAGATCGACACGGTCGTCGTCATCTACGCCGAGAACCGCAGCTTCGATAATCTCTATGGCGGCTTCCCGGGCGCCAACGGCCTGGCGAATGTCACGGCCGACCAGGCGCGCCAGCTCGATCGCGACGGCCAGCCGCTTGCCGAATTGCCGCCGGCCTGGGGCGGCCTGACCGCCAAGGGCGTGACGCCGCCGGTTACCGAGGCGCAGTCGGCGCATCTGGCCAATGCCGTCTTCGCCATCGACGATCCCAAGGGGTTCAACGAAAACACCAGCGTCATCACCCATGATCTCTGGCACCGTTTCTACCAGGAGCAGATGCAGATCAACGCTGGCCGCAACGACAAATTCGTCGCCTGGGCCGATTCCGGCAGCCTCGTCATGGGCCACTATGACGGCTCCAACCTGCCGATGTGGGCGGTGGCCAAGAAATATGTGCTGGCCGACAACTTCTTCCAGGGTGCCTTCGGCGGTTCCTTCCTCAACCATTTCGCGCTCGCCTGCGCTTGCACGCCCTATTATCCGCATGCCGACACCAGCCCGATCAAGGGCCAGATCGCCGTCGTCGATCCGGATGGCGTGACGCTCAAGGTGGCCGACAATTCGCCGCCCTCGGCGCTGGGCGGCGTGCCGAAATTCGTCAATGACGGCGCCATCACACCGGACTTCTACGCCGTCAACACCATGCAGCCGCCTTACCAGCCGAGCGCCAACAAGCCGGCGGCGGGCGGCGACGCCGCGCTCGCCGACCCTGCAGCCCCAACCACGCTGCCGCCGCAGCACGACATCACCATCGGCGACCTCCTGTCGCTGAAGGGCATCGACTGGGCCTGGTATGCCGGTGCCTGGCAGGCGGCGCTCGACGGCAAGAACGCCACCCCGGTGCCGAACTTCCAGTTCCACCACCAGCCCTTCAACTATTTCGCGGCCTATGCGCCGGGCACTGCCGCGCGCGCCCAGCATCTGCGCGATGGCGGCCTCGGTGGCACGGAGTTCATCAAGGCAATCGACGACGGCAAGCTGCCCGCCGTTTCCTTCTACAAGCCGCAGGGCAATCTCAACGAGCACAGCGGCTATGCCGACGTGACATCAGGCGACCAGCATCTGGCCGACCTGGTTTCGCATCTGGAGAAGAGCCCGCAATGGAGCCATATGCTGGTCGTCGTCGCCTATGACGAGAATGGCGGCTTCTGGGACCATGTCGCGCCGCCCAAGGCCGACCGCTGGGGTCCAGGCAACCGCATCCCCGCCTTCATCATCTCGCCCTATGCCAGGACGGGAACCGTCGACCACACCCAATACGACACGACGTCGATCCTGCGCTTCATCACCGCGCGCTACGATTTGCCGGTGCTGACCGGCATCGTCGCCCGCGACAAGGCGCTTGCCGCCAATGGTGAGCCGCCGATGGGCGATCTGACCGCCGCGCTCGACCTCAGCCGGTAGTTCGGCGCGGCCGTCGGGTCGCCAAAAGGAGATGGTCGCGCAGTTGCACGTCGTTTCCCGATGGAATTCCCGACATGTCGGCCAGCCAGACGCCGTCGGCGGCGAGCCGCACGACCGCGAGGTCGAGGCCGCCATCCGTCGCCTTGTGGCGTTCCAGCCGCGCCCCCAGCCACCGCGCCCACAAGGCGCGCAAGCCGGCATCGGTCAGCATCGAGATCGACAGGGGAGCCCAGGGGCTTCCAGCGGCATCCGTGCCGATATGGAAGACCGCCTCGACATAGGCGCGCGTAAAGGCGCCGTTGGGTTCGGGGTCGGCCGCGATGCGTTCGTCCAGTTCGCGGTCTATCATATCAAGCAGTTCCGCGAACACGGCATCGATCAGGGCCTGCTTGCTGGGGAAGTGGTGAATGAACCCGCCCTTGGTGACGCCGGCGGCATCGGCGACGGCCTGGACGGTGACGGCGGCCAGGCCTTGCTCGACGGCCAGCCTTGCCGCTTCGTCGAGCAGGGCGCGCCGGACGCGTTCTGGCTGCTTGGCGCGGGTGTAGCCGCCAGCGGTGCTCATCAATGCGCGACGCTGTTCGAAAAGA
The nucleotide sequence above comes from Mesorhizobium shangrilense. Encoded proteins:
- a CDS encoding acid phosphatase, which produces MIRSLFSLCLASTALASLAPAANAAPPGYDKIDTVVVIYAENRSFDNLYGGFPGANGLANVTADQARQLDRDGQPLAELPPAWGGLTAKGVTPPVTEAQSAHLANAVFAIDDPKGFNENTSVITHDLWHRFYQEQMQINAGRNDKFVAWADSGSLVMGHYDGSNLPMWAVAKKYVLADNFFQGAFGGSFLNHFALACACTPYYPHADTSPIKGQIAVVDPDGVTLKVADNSPPSALGGVPKFVNDGAITPDFYAVNTMQPPYQPSANKPAAGGDAALADPAAPTTLPPQHDITIGDLLSLKGIDWAWYAGAWQAALDGKNATPVPNFQFHHQPFNYFAAYAPGTAARAQHLRDGGLGGTEFIKAIDDGKLPAVSFYKPQGNLNEHSGYADVTSGDQHLADLVSHLEKSPQWSHMLVVVAYDENGGFWDHVAPPKADRWGPGNRIPAFIISPYARTGTVDHTQYDTTSILRFITARYDLPVLTGIVARDKALAANGEPPMGDLTAALDLSR
- a CDS encoding TetR/AcrR family transcriptional regulator, which produces MSTAGGYTRAKQPERVRRALLDEAARLAVEQGLAAVTVQAVADAAGVTKGGFIHHFPSKQALIDAVFAELLDMIDRELDERIAADPEPNGAFTRAYVEAVFHIGTDAAGSPWAPLSISMLTDAGLRALWARWLGARLERHKATDGGLDLAVVRLAADGVWLADMSGIPSGNDVQLRDHLLLATRRPRRTTG